From Pyrenophora tritici-repentis strain M4 chromosome 1, whole genome shotgun sequence, the proteins below share one genomic window:
- a CDS encoding HisA, Phosphoribosylformimino-5-aminoimidazole carboxamide ribonucleotide (ProFAR) isomerase, with amino-acid sequence MTRFRPCIDLHAGSVKQIVGGTLNTTTPDILQTNWTSSHPSAFYADLYKKHALTGAHVIMLGPGNDAAAQEALAAWPGGMQVGGGITDKNAAEWIARGAEKVIITSYLFPDSTFSQDRLRAVLAALDSDVQKLVVDLSCRRKDEKWFVATNKWQTITDFELNKGKKLNELLSLPGFGQKLIRTCVHTDSIALLEPHCSEFLIHAADVEGLQRGIDHELVEKLAEWCSIPVTYAGGGRSIEDLELVKKLSKGKVDLTIGSALDIFGGSAVKFEECVKWNAEQS; translated from the exons ATGACGCGCTTTCGTCCTTGTATAGATCTGCACGCCGGCAGCGTCAAACAAATTGTCGGCGGCACCCTCAACACCACAACACCTGACATCCTCCAAACAAACTGGACATCCTCGCACCCTTCAGCCTTCTACGCAGACCTCTACAAAAAACACGCCCTAACCGGCGCACACGTAATAATGCTGGGTCCTGGAAACGACGCCGCAGCCCAAGAAGCGCTGGCAGCATGGCCAGGCGGCATGCAAGTAGGCGGCGGCATTACCGACAAGAATGCAGCCGAGTGGATAGCCCGAGGAGCGGAGAAG GTAATAATAACCTCATACCTCTTCCCCGACTCAACCTTCTCGCAAGACCGCCTCCGTGCCGTCCTCGCCGCCCTAGACAGCGACGTACAGAAACTCGTCGTCGATCTGTCGTGTCGCAGGAAAGACGAGAAATGGTTCGTGGCGACGAATAAGTGGCAGACAATTACCGATTTTGAGTTGAATAAAGGTAAGAAACTCAACGAACTGCTCTCACTACCTGGTTTTGGGCAGAAGCTGATTCGTACATGTGTACACACAGACTCCATAGCCCTCCTGGAACCACACTGCAGCGAATTCCTCATCCACGCCGCCGACGTCGAAGGTCTCCAGCGCGGCATCGATCATGAGTTAGTTGAGAAACTGGCGGAGTGGTGTAGCATACCCGTCACATACGCAGGTGGTGGTCGCTCAATCGAGGACCTAGAGTTGGTTAAGAAGCTGAGCAAAGGCAAGGTGGATCTCACCATTGGCAGTGCCCTAGACATTTTCGGTGGTTCAGCCGTCAAGTTTGAAGAATGTGTAAAGTGGAATGCTGAGCAATCATAA